One genomic window of Candidatus Nitrospira inopinata includes the following:
- a CDS encoding YicC/YloC family endoribonuclease: protein MITSMTGFGRRQAAWSDGSVTVEVRSVNHRFLEVAIRVPKSMGVLEDRLKKAVQDHCARGRIELTVMLQGGRAGTRALHLDAGMAKQYHDALRSLQRTLKLRGPLDIRLVAGFRDIFVLSDQPADDPKLAKLVEKLGAQAIKDLVAMRKKEGAMLARDLLDRLKTIDGLKKRIAERAPVTTQESFSRMKERVQRLLNGEMPDVQRLYQELAVYADRSDITEELVRLNAHMIQFQETVESTQPAGKTLDFLIQEMGREVNTIGSKAGDLAVTGAVVQMKAELERLREQVQNVE from the coding sequence ATGATTACAAGCATGACGGGATTCGGTCGACGGCAGGCAGCCTGGTCGGATGGGAGCGTGACCGTCGAAGTGCGATCCGTGAACCACCGGTTTTTGGAGGTCGCGATCCGCGTTCCCAAGTCCATGGGAGTCCTTGAGGACCGACTCAAAAAAGCCGTGCAGGATCACTGCGCCAGAGGCCGCATTGAACTGACCGTCATGTTGCAAGGGGGAAGGGCGGGCACGAGGGCTCTTCACCTTGACGCTGGGATGGCAAAACAGTACCATGACGCCCTTCGATCTCTTCAGCGAACCTTAAAGCTGAGAGGCCCCCTTGATATCCGACTTGTCGCGGGGTTTCGCGATATTTTCGTTCTTTCGGATCAGCCGGCCGACGATCCGAAACTCGCGAAGCTGGTGGAAAAGCTCGGGGCGCAGGCGATCAAAGATCTCGTCGCAATGAGGAAAAAAGAAGGGGCGATGCTCGCCCGTGATCTCTTGGATCGCCTGAAGACAATCGACGGACTTAAGAAACGGATTGCGGAACGGGCCCCGGTTACGACACAAGAATCGTTCTCCCGCATGAAAGAACGGGTTCAGCGTCTGCTCAATGGGGAGATGCCGGACGTCCAACGGCTTTACCAAGAACTGGCCGTATATGCGGACCGAAGCGATATCACGGAAGAATTGGTCAGACTCAACGCACATATGATACAGTTTCAGGAAACGGTCGAAAGCACTCAACCGGCTGGAAAAACGTTGGATTTTCTCATTCAGGAAATGGGACGAGAAGTGAACACCATCGGCTCGAAAGCCGGCGATCTTGCGGTCACCGGAGCCGTGGTGCAGATGAAGGCGGAGCTGGAACGTCTTCGCGAGCAAGTCCAAAACGTGGAATGA
- a CDS encoding ABC transporter ATP-binding protein, with the protein MAALISCEDLWKIYRLGDVEVQALRGVDLLIREGEFVAIMGASGSGKSTLMNILGCLDRPTKGCYRLQGVDVGGLRADQLAEIRNRRIGFVFQNFNLIPRTSALENVQLPLFYRGLPLRQQRTLAAEALARVGLQGRENHYPSQLSGGQQQRVAIARALVASPSLLLADEPTGNLDTQSSLEIMTILDGLNKEQRITIVLVTHETDIAAYAEREVVMKDGRILTDRKTPSGASALPVEA; encoded by the coding sequence ATGGCCGCGCTCATTTCTTGTGAGGATCTCTGGAAGATCTATCGTCTCGGCGACGTGGAGGTCCAGGCTCTCCGAGGGGTTGATTTGCTCATCAGGGAAGGGGAGTTTGTCGCAATCATGGGGGCGTCCGGCTCTGGAAAATCGACGCTGATGAATATACTCGGTTGTCTGGATCGGCCGACGAAGGGCTGTTATCGATTGCAAGGGGTCGACGTGGGAGGATTGCGCGCCGATCAATTGGCCGAGATTCGAAACCGGCGGATCGGTTTCGTGTTTCAAAACTTCAATCTGATTCCCCGCACCAGCGCGTTGGAAAACGTGCAACTTCCGTTATTTTATCGTGGCCTGCCGCTTAGGCAACAGCGGACTCTCGCGGCGGAGGCGCTCGCGCGCGTCGGACTTCAGGGCCGGGAGAACCATTACCCGTCGCAACTGTCGGGGGGACAACAGCAGCGGGTCGCGATCGCGCGGGCGTTGGTCGCTTCTCCCTCGCTCTTGCTGGCCGACGAGCCCACGGGCAATCTGGATACCCAATCGAGCCTGGAAATCATGACGATTCTCGATGGGTTGAATAAGGAGCAGAGAATCACCATCGTTTTGGTGACACACGAGACGGACATTGCCGCCTATGCCGAACGGGAAGTCGTCATGAAAGATGGCCGCATCTTGACGGATCGCAAAACACCGTCCGGTGCGTCCGCTCTGCCGGTCGAGGCATAA
- the accC gene encoding acetyl-CoA carboxylase biotin carboxylase subunit — translation MFKKVLVANRGEIALRVIRACKELGIKTVAIHSEADNGAVHVRAADEKICVGPADAAMSYRNIPNVLSAAEVTGVDAIHPGYGFLAENAHFAEVCESIGIKFIGPTSENIALMGDKAKARETVAKRGLPVTPGSLGELRNEDDAMQAAQKIGFPVIIKATAGGGGRGMRVVNKAEDLARAFQAAQAEAKSTFGNEGVYLERYFLEPRHIEVQVLADYRGHVIYLGERDCSIQRRHQKLVEETPSPAVDDKLRREIGRVAVEAVKTVQYRNVGTVEFLLDKERNFFFMEVNTRIQVEHPITEMVTGIDLIKEQIRLAAGYPLSIRQQDVTMNGHSMECRINAEDPEKFIPCPGQITKYSVPGGFGVRVDSAMEPGATVVPHYDSLIAKLITHGKDRQEAMARMRRALDEFVIEGIKTTIPLHRKIFEDADFQKGHVSTAFLDQLLAR, via the coding sequence GTGTTCAAGAAAGTTCTTGTCGCCAATCGCGGGGAAATCGCGCTGCGCGTGATTCGAGCCTGCAAAGAGCTGGGGATCAAGACCGTCGCCATCCATTCGGAGGCTGATAACGGCGCCGTTCACGTCAGGGCAGCCGACGAAAAAATATGCGTGGGTCCCGCGGACGCCGCGATGAGCTATCGCAACATTCCAAACGTGCTGAGCGCCGCCGAAGTGACCGGCGTCGATGCCATTCATCCCGGATACGGGTTTTTGGCGGAAAACGCGCATTTCGCGGAGGTGTGCGAATCCATCGGCATCAAATTTATCGGCCCCACGTCGGAAAATATTGCTCTGATGGGAGACAAAGCGAAAGCGCGAGAAACCGTCGCCAAACGGGGATTGCCGGTCACGCCCGGCAGTCTCGGTGAACTCCGGAATGAGGACGACGCGATGCAGGCGGCCCAGAAAATCGGCTTTCCTGTCATCATTAAAGCGACGGCCGGCGGCGGAGGGCGGGGCATGCGCGTCGTGAACAAGGCGGAAGATTTGGCCAGAGCCTTTCAAGCCGCCCAGGCGGAAGCCAAGTCCACGTTCGGAAACGAAGGGGTCTATCTTGAGCGATATTTTCTAGAGCCGCGCCACATCGAAGTTCAGGTGCTGGCCGATTATCGGGGACACGTCATTTATCTCGGGGAACGGGACTGTTCCATTCAGCGGCGTCATCAAAAGCTGGTCGAGGAAACCCCTTCTCCAGCCGTCGACGACAAACTTCGCCGGGAGATCGGGCGGGTCGCCGTCGAGGCGGTCAAAACCGTGCAGTATCGCAACGTCGGAACGGTGGAGTTTTTGCTCGATAAGGAGCGAAATTTTTTTTTCATGGAGGTGAATACCCGGATTCAGGTCGAGCATCCGATCACCGAAATGGTCACGGGCATCGATTTGATCAAAGAGCAGATTCGTTTGGCGGCCGGGTATCCGTTGTCGATTCGGCAACAGGACGTGACGATGAACGGCCACAGCATGGAATGCCGTATCAACGCCGAAGATCCCGAAAAATTCATTCCGTGCCCGGGACAAATCACCAAGTACAGCGTGCCGGGGGGGTTCGGCGTGCGGGTCGACTCGGCCATGGAGCCGGGCGCCACGGTGGTTCCCCACTATGACTCTCTGATCGCGAAGTTGATCACTCACGGCAAGGATCGACAGGAAGCGATGGCGCGCATGAGGCGCGCGCTCGATGAATTCGTGATCGAGGGAATCAAGACGACAATTCCGCTTCACCGCAAGATCTTCGAAGACGCCGATTTTCAGAAGGGACACGTCTCAACCGCTTTCCTTGATCAGCTCCTGGCCCGATAG
- the rpoZ gene encoding DNA-directed RNA polymerase subunit omega, with amino-acid sequence MADMLNLLPQYTPEQFDSRYRLVIVAAQRAKHLTQGAKPVGSSRFTKETTIALDEVLRGKVPYLTGKSAREAMKEAKRGKDGETERIAMMTGEDAQEIKKELSVYVDDTATPSKTQAEE; translated from the coding sequence ATGGCGGATATGTTGAATTTGTTGCCGCAGTATACACCCGAACAATTCGATTCTCGTTACCGGTTGGTGATCGTCGCCGCCCAGCGGGCCAAACACCTCACGCAAGGGGCGAAACCGGTCGGGAGTTCGCGCTTCACCAAAGAGACGACCATCGCGCTCGACGAAGTCTTGCGCGGCAAGGTTCCGTATTTAACCGGAAAAAGCGCGCGTGAGGCGATGAAAGAGGCCAAGCGCGGAAAAGACGGCGAGACCGAGCGCATCGCCATGATGACCGGCGAGGACGCTCAGGAAATCAAGAAAGAACTCAGCGTGTACGTTGACGACACCGCCACGCCGTCGAAGACTCAGGCCGAAGAGTAG
- a CDS encoding efflux RND transporter periplasmic adaptor subunit — protein MKRVGMILTVVAVGLAVGGYVLFSGDRKEPVRYRTAKVERGAVVSVVSATGTINPVVSVQVGTQVSGMIKSLHADFNTRVKAGQTVAVIDPEPFRARREQAASNLEMARAAWAKARTDLAQRKRELERLKPLMAEQFVSQNDVDLAMTNYESAEAQVRVAEAQVKQAEAALNAADLDLKYTIIRSPVDGIVVARNVEVGQTVAASFATPNLFLIALDLTQMQVDTNVSESDIGGIVEGMEATFTVDAYPGVQFHGVIRQVRLAPINVQNVVTYNVVVGVDNRDLRLKPGMTANVSIVVARKNDVLKVPNAALRFNPPQKDRPDTRGKDEQGTKAGGRVNGESAVPEQGGPAKRIWRLAIDDEPEPLVIRTGISDGVWTEVSDGDVKEGDPVIVGLESSRSERRSSELPPGFGGGRRR, from the coding sequence ATGAAGCGCGTCGGCATGATCCTCACCGTCGTCGCCGTCGGGCTGGCCGTCGGCGGATACGTCCTATTCAGCGGAGATCGGAAAGAGCCGGTTCGATATCGGACGGCCAAGGTAGAGCGAGGCGCCGTAGTTTCGGTCGTCAGCGCCACTGGAACGATCAACCCCGTGGTGTCGGTTCAAGTCGGCACACAGGTGTCCGGCATGATCAAGAGTCTGCACGCCGATTTCAATACGCGGGTGAAAGCGGGACAGACGGTGGCGGTGATCGACCCCGAACCGTTCAGGGCCCGTCGTGAGCAGGCCGCGAGCAACTTGGAAATGGCGCGGGCGGCCTGGGCCAAAGCGCGGACGGACCTTGCGCAGCGCAAGCGCGAGCTTGAGCGACTGAAACCGTTGATGGCGGAACAGTTCGTCTCGCAAAATGACGTCGATCTCGCCATGACCAATTATGAGAGCGCCGAGGCGCAAGTTCGGGTCGCCGAGGCGCAGGTCAAACAGGCGGAGGCGGCATTGAACGCGGCCGATCTCGATCTCAAGTACACGATCATTCGCTCGCCGGTGGACGGCATCGTCGTTGCGCGCAACGTAGAGGTCGGGCAGACGGTGGCCGCGAGCTTTGCGACGCCGAACCTGTTTTTGATCGCGCTGGATTTGACTCAAATGCAAGTGGACACCAACGTCAGCGAGTCCGATATCGGAGGGATCGTCGAGGGCATGGAGGCGACGTTTACCGTTGACGCCTACCCGGGCGTTCAGTTTCACGGCGTCATTCGCCAGGTTCGCTTGGCTCCGATCAACGTGCAAAACGTCGTGACCTACAACGTGGTGGTGGGCGTCGACAATCGTGATCTGCGTCTCAAGCCCGGGATGACGGCGAACGTCTCGATCGTTGTCGCCAGAAAGAACGACGTCTTGAAGGTGCCCAATGCCGCGCTGCGATTCAACCCGCCTCAGAAGGATCGACCGGATACCAGGGGGAAGGATGAGCAGGGCACGAAGGCAGGAGGAAGGGTCAACGGTGAGTCCGCGGTTCCGGAACAAGGCGGACCGGCAAAAAGAATTTGGAGACTGGCGATCGACGATGAGCCGGAACCGCTGGTCATTCGGACCGGCATTTCAGACGGCGTATGGACGGAAGTGTCGGATGGTGATGTGAAAGAGGGAGATCCGGTCATCGTCGGGCTTGAATCGTCCAGGAGTGAACGGAGATCGAGCGAATTGCCTCCCGGTTTCGGCGGCGGTCGCCGTCGGTGA
- the gmk gene encoding guanylate kinase: protein MTTVMSVEAQQGDHGSGHYPYRRKGILFVVSAPSGTGKTTLCKRLVASVPGLWHSISYTTRKPRVGEESGREYHFVEEPVFQDMVARQEFLEYAHVYGNWYGTPRAVLIDRMTQGIDVLLEIDVQGALQIKKHFEDAVLIFILPPSLDTLRVRLEGRGSDTPEEIRRRLQKVKEEVRSFREYGYIVLNDDLSQSLRDLQSVFLAERLKTSRVDTSWFERRFALDADAMQGNRSHSPSI from the coding sequence ATGACTACCGTGATGTCGGTCGAGGCGCAACAGGGCGACCATGGATCGGGGCACTATCCCTATCGGCGGAAAGGGATTCTTTTTGTCGTTTCAGCTCCGTCCGGGACGGGTAAAACGACGCTCTGCAAGCGGTTGGTGGCCTCCGTTCCAGGGTTGTGGCATTCCATCTCCTATACGACGAGAAAGCCGCGTGTTGGAGAAGAGAGCGGACGCGAATACCATTTTGTCGAAGAGCCCGTGTTCCAGGACATGGTGGCTCGCCAAGAATTCTTGGAATACGCCCACGTGTACGGCAATTGGTACGGGACGCCGCGAGCGGTCTTGATCGACAGGATGACGCAAGGCATCGACGTATTACTCGAAATCGACGTGCAAGGGGCGCTCCAAATCAAAAAACATTTTGAGGATGCCGTCTTGATTTTCATTCTTCCACCGTCCCTTGATACGCTGCGAGTTCGACTTGAAGGACGGGGCTCGGATACGCCGGAAGAGATCCGTCGCCGGCTCCAAAAGGTGAAAGAAGAAGTCCGCAGTTTTCGCGAATATGGGTATATCGTCTTGAACGATGATTTGTCGCAGTCCCTTCGAGATCTGCAAAGCGTCTTTCTTGCCGAGCGGCTCAAGACTTCGCGGGTGGACACGAGCTGGTTTGAGCGCCGATTCGCGCTCGACGCAGACGCCATGCAGGGCAATCGGAGCCATTCTCCATCCATATAA
- the aroQ gene encoding type II 3-dehydroquinate dehydratase: protein MRVLILHGPNLNLLGNREPSVYGTATLDAINESLSKLGDELGIKLDVRQSNHEGELVTWIQEAKAVYQGIIINPAAYTHTSVAIRDALAAVSVPAVEVHLSNIHRREAFRRRSYISDVVHGQVTGFGPTGYLLALRGLHAHLSQRVAGDIPSEPGTK from the coding sequence ATGCGGGTGCTGATCCTCCATGGACCGAATCTGAATCTGTTGGGTAATCGTGAGCCGTCCGTCTATGGAACGGCGACGCTTGACGCCATCAATGAGTCTCTCTCCAAACTCGGCGACGAACTGGGAATCAAACTCGACGTTCGCCAGTCGAATCACGAGGGGGAGTTGGTCACGTGGATTCAAGAGGCCAAGGCGGTTTATCAGGGCATTATCATCAATCCGGCGGCCTACACCCATACCAGCGTCGCCATACGAGACGCCTTGGCGGCCGTCTCCGTTCCAGCGGTGGAAGTGCATCTTTCGAACATTCATCGCCGTGAAGCATTTCGCCGGCGCTCGTATATTTCCGACGTCGTGCATGGTCAAGTTACAGGGTTCGGGCCCACAGGGTATCTGTTGGCATTGCGGGGATTGCACGCGCATCTTTCTCAACGGGTGGCGGGAGACATTCCTTCGGAGCCCGGTACAAAGTAG
- the efp gene encoding elongation factor P, protein MISTVDFRNGVRLMVDGEPFYIVEFQHVKPGKGGAFVRTKLKSYLSGNVLDRTFRSGERFEEPNLEEREMQFLYATGDSYTFMDTETYEQLSFERQALGENVDLLKENMVVKILIYEHRPIAVELPNFIELKVVDAEPGVRGDTASGGTKPAVVETGATIKVPLYLEVGTVIKIDTRTRSYVERVR, encoded by the coding sequence GTGATTTCGACCGTCGATTTTCGAAATGGAGTTCGCCTCATGGTCGATGGCGAGCCCTTTTACATCGTTGAATTCCAACACGTCAAACCGGGGAAAGGCGGGGCGTTTGTCCGTACAAAGCTCAAAAGTTATCTGTCAGGAAACGTCTTGGACCGAACGTTCCGGTCGGGTGAGCGGTTTGAGGAACCGAATCTTGAAGAGCGGGAAATGCAGTTTTTGTACGCGACGGGGGATTCGTACACCTTCATGGACACGGAAACGTACGAGCAGCTTTCTTTTGAAAGACAAGCTCTTGGAGAAAACGTCGATCTCCTGAAGGAAAACATGGTGGTGAAAATTCTTATTTATGAACATCGGCCGATCGCCGTTGAATTGCCGAATTTTATCGAGCTCAAGGTTGTCGACGCGGAGCCCGGTGTTCGCGGAGATACCGCGTCCGGCGGCACCAAACCGGCGGTCGTCGAAACGGGAGCCACCATCAAAGTGCCCCTGTATTTGGAAGTGGGAACCGTCATTAAAATTGATACCCGAACCAGATCGTATGTGGAGCGTGTCCGGTGA
- a CDS encoding ABC transporter permease gives MPTFLLLTALTAVRILGRNRLRTGLTMLGIVIGVGAVIAMVSIGAGAKAAVAERVASMGTNVILILPGAVTTGGVRGGQGGVVTLTTADAVELKKRVPLLRETGWARRDVMQIVHGNKNWNGTVNGISPSYLTIRGWSFTGGGPFTQQDLDTAARVAVLGQTAVDNLFEPGEEPIGAIIRINHVPFRVIGTLAPKGQSAQGMDQDDVIFIPFSTAERKVFGTYFLGSVGALFASTERPEDLAPAVAQIREVLRQRHRLQPDQDDDFFIRTQVDIGKVHEDTSETLTIMLFSIASVSLLVGGIGIMNILLVSVTERTREIGVRMAVGATRRHILIQFLVEAMTLSVLGGCLGILVGILGARATTIVAGWPTIISPETVIAAFVFSVAVGLFFGLYPANKAAWMNPIDALRYE, from the coding sequence ATGCCCACCTTTTTGTTGTTGACCGCTCTGACGGCGGTTCGGATTCTCGGTCGCAATCGGCTCCGAACCGGATTAACCATGTTGGGGATTGTGATCGGCGTGGGAGCGGTCATTGCAATGGTCAGTATCGGCGCGGGGGCGAAGGCCGCCGTCGCCGAGCGGGTGGCCAGCATGGGGACCAACGTCATCCTTATCCTGCCCGGGGCCGTCACGACCGGCGGTGTGCGGGGAGGGCAAGGAGGGGTGGTGACGTTGACGACGGCCGATGCCGTCGAGCTGAAAAAGCGCGTCCCCTTGCTTCGCGAAACCGGATGGGCCAGGCGCGACGTGATGCAGATCGTCCATGGCAACAAGAATTGGAATGGAACGGTCAATGGAATTTCACCGAGCTATCTGACGATTCGAGGATGGTCGTTCACCGGCGGCGGGCCGTTTACGCAACAGGATCTTGACACGGCGGCCCGAGTCGCCGTGCTCGGGCAAACGGCGGTCGACAATTTATTCGAGCCGGGGGAAGAGCCGATCGGCGCCATCATCCGTATCAACCACGTGCCGTTTCGCGTCATCGGCACGTTGGCTCCGAAAGGGCAGTCGGCCCAGGGAATGGACCAAGACGACGTCATTTTTATTCCCTTCAGCACCGCCGAGCGGAAAGTCTTCGGCACCTATTTTTTGGGCTCCGTCGGAGCGTTATTCGCCTCGACCGAACGGCCGGAGGATCTCGCGCCCGCGGTGGCGCAGATTCGCGAAGTGTTGAGGCAGCGGCACCGGTTGCAGCCCGATCAAGACGACGATTTTTTCATCCGCACGCAGGTCGACATCGGAAAAGTGCACGAGGATACGAGCGAGACGTTGACGATCATGTTGTTTTCCATCGCCTCCGTCTCTCTGTTGGTCGGGGGCATCGGCATTATGAACATTCTTTTGGTGTCGGTGACGGAACGAACCAGGGAAATCGGCGTGCGGATGGCGGTGGGAGCGACCAGGCGGCACATTCTGATTCAGTTTTTGGTCGAAGCGATGACCTTGAGCGTCCTCGGAGGCTGTCTGGGAATCCTTGTCGGCATTCTGGGGGCTCGGGCGACGACGATTGTCGCCGGATGGCCGACGATTATTTCGCCGGAAACGGTGATCGCCGCGTTTGTGTTCTCCGTGGCCGTAGGGCTGTTCTTCGGCTTGTATCCCGCCAACAAGGCCGCCTGGATGAATCCCATCGACGCCCTCCGGTACGAATAG
- the accB gene encoding acetyl-CoA carboxylase biotin carboxyl carrier protein, which yields MSAQPSSPSKKKTHRSLSSNVLGQPSQEPLLTAEQVRQIQDFINLLRRNNLTELEIERQGLRIRVRHEIGVRPGSTASAESAASIPQTSPRPEGEPTSTEEDASGLVTITSPIVGTFYRSPSPDADPYVEEGDFVKKGQVLCIVEAMKLMNEIESETDGRIVKVLAESTKPVEYGQPLFLIDPKGR from the coding sequence GTGAGCGCGCAGCCGTCGTCTCCTTCAAAAAAGAAAACGCACCGAAGCCTTTCGTCGAACGTGCTTGGTCAGCCAAGCCAGGAGCCGCTGTTGACCGCCGAGCAGGTCAGGCAGATCCAGGATTTCATCAACCTGCTTCGTCGGAACAACTTGACCGAGTTGGAGATCGAGCGGCAGGGGCTGCGCATACGAGTCCGCCATGAAATCGGTGTCAGACCCGGTTCAACTGCCTCGGCTGAGTCGGCGGCGAGTATTCCTCAAACGAGCCCCCGTCCGGAAGGGGAGCCTACCTCGACGGAGGAGGACGCCTCCGGCTTGGTGACGATCACCTCGCCCATCGTGGGGACGTTCTATCGGTCTCCGTCTCCTGACGCGGATCCCTACGTGGAAGAAGGTGATTTTGTCAAAAAGGGCCAAGTCTTGTGCATCGTTGAGGCCATGAAGCTCATGAACGAAATCGAGTCCGAAACGGACGGCCGGATCGTCAAAGTGTTAGCCGAAAGCACCAAGCCGGTCGAGTATGGACAGCCCCTGTTTCTCATAGACCCCAAAGGTCGCTGA
- the coaBC gene encoding bifunctional phosphopantothenoylcysteine decarboxylase/phosphopantothenate--cysteine ligase CoaBC produces MAPDRSLGILQGKRLVLGVTGSIAAYKAVSLLRTFKAQGAAVSVVMTAAARKFVAPLTFEVLSGERVITDLFHAHEEMKHLTVPENAHAVVVAPATANFLAKAALGLADDVLSTMLLAARCPLIVAPAMDGGMWRHPAVAKHVDLLRSRGVCVIDPEEGPLASGQVAQGRLATESNIVEAVLATLTPRSDWQGQNVLISAGPTQEAIDPVRFISNRSSGKMGYAIAEAARDRGANVVLVTGPTSLTRPFGMEVISVTTAKEMAEALCQRFSWATVVVMAAAVSDFCPKERAPHKLKKHGRSSLMLELEPAPDILAMLSARKTDQILVGFAAETERLVAHAEAKLKEKGLDMIVANDVTQAGAGFGSDNNAAVVLTRGGRQRELGLMSKRKLADELLTEVKNLRTDCHPSPVVPVG; encoded by the coding sequence ATGGCGCCGGATCGTTCACTGGGAATCTTGCAAGGGAAGCGGCTTGTCTTAGGGGTGACGGGGAGTATCGCCGCCTATAAGGCCGTTTCATTGCTGCGGACATTCAAGGCGCAGGGTGCCGCCGTGTCGGTCGTCATGACGGCGGCCGCGAGGAAATTTGTCGCTCCCTTGACTTTCGAAGTCCTGTCCGGAGAACGGGTCATCACGGATTTGTTTCACGCCCATGAGGAAATGAAACATCTCACCGTTCCTGAAAACGCGCATGCGGTCGTAGTCGCTCCCGCAACGGCCAATTTTCTGGCGAAGGCGGCCTTGGGATTGGCGGATGACGTGCTTTCCACCATGCTGCTGGCCGCGCGCTGTCCTCTTATCGTCGCGCCGGCTATGGACGGTGGAATGTGGCGGCATCCCGCCGTGGCGAAGCATGTGGATCTTCTTCGATCTCGCGGCGTATGCGTGATCGACCCGGAAGAGGGCCCGTTGGCTTCCGGGCAAGTGGCGCAGGGGAGGCTGGCGACGGAATCGAACATTGTTGAGGCGGTTTTGGCGACTCTGACTCCGCGATCCGATTGGCAAGGACAGAACGTGTTGATATCCGCCGGCCCCACGCAAGAGGCGATCGACCCCGTGCGATTCATTTCCAATCGATCGTCGGGCAAGATGGGGTATGCTATTGCGGAGGCGGCACGGGATCGGGGAGCCAATGTGGTATTAGTAACGGGGCCAACCTCTCTGACCAGACCGTTCGGCATGGAGGTTATTTCCGTCACGACGGCGAAAGAGATGGCGGAAGCCCTCTGCCAACGGTTTTCATGGGCGACCGTCGTCGTCATGGCCGCCGCCGTCTCGGACTTTTGTCCTAAAGAACGGGCGCCGCACAAATTGAAAAAACACGGCCGGTCGTCGCTGATGCTTGAGCTTGAGCCGGCGCCTGATATTCTGGCGATGCTGTCCGCTCGGAAAACCGATCAGATTTTGGTCGGATTCGCCGCCGAGACCGAACGGCTTGTCGCCCATGCGGAGGCCAAGTTGAAAGAGAAGGGGCTTGATATGATCGTCGCCAACGATGTGACACAAGCAGGCGCCGGCTTTGGAAGCGATAATAACGCGGCCGTCGTTCTTACGCGCGGGGGACGACAGAGGGAATTGGGGTTGATGTCAAAACGAAAGTTGGCGGATGAACTTCTGACGGAAGTGAAAAACTTGCGGACCGACTGTCATCCTTCGCCGGTCGTCCCAGTAGGGTAG
- a CDS encoding tetratricopeptide repeat protein yields the protein MGSRYEKPANAAEIDRLALIVAKEPGSKAFLSLAEEYGKAGMWEEAAAVLEDGLKTYPNFITAMVALGRAYDQLGQSVKATAILEEAVRVSPENLRAHRTLAKIHAAQGRKDAAVRSCRVILEVNPQDQEALSICALLGVQSVEAENEQPLRRSSQAPVLSVAKTTSKKEDRSSAVGDQAYEGENSSDEPGVSLGRKKMVAAQLEQWLATIQLRRRDQRATRGHAL from the coding sequence ATGGGATCAAGATACGAGAAACCGGCGAACGCGGCGGAAATCGATCGGCTGGCCTTGATCGTGGCGAAAGAGCCGGGATCGAAGGCGTTTCTTTCCTTGGCGGAAGAATACGGGAAAGCCGGGATGTGGGAAGAAGCGGCCGCCGTCCTGGAAGACGGATTAAAGACCTATCCGAATTTCATCACGGCGATGGTGGCGCTGGGCAGAGCCTATGATCAACTGGGGCAGTCCGTTAAGGCCACGGCGATCTTGGAAGAGGCCGTACGGGTCAGCCCGGAAAACCTTCGGGCGCATCGAACGCTTGCCAAGATCCACGCCGCTCAGGGACGGAAGGATGCCGCGGTACGGTCATGTCGCGTCATTTTGGAGGTCAATCCGCAGGATCAAGAGGCTCTCTCGATTTGCGCTCTGCTGGGAGTGCAGTCGGTAGAAGCTGAAAACGAGCAGCCTCTCCGTCGGTCAAGTCAAGCTCCGGTCCTATCGGTGGCGAAGACGACGTCGAAGAAAGAGGATCGGTCGTCTGCGGTTGGCGATCAGGCATACGAGGGGGAAAATTCATCGGATGAGCCGGGCGTCTCTCTTGGACGAAAAAAGATGGTTGCGGCGCAGCTTGAACAATGGCTCGCCACCATTCAACTTCGCCGACGCGATCAACGTGCCACACGCGGTCACGCCTTATGA